The segment GCTGTTGACGAATGATGGTGATCTGGCATCTAAACTGACTCACCCGTCATTTAAGAAGAAAAAGATCTATCACGTATGGTTGGACAAGAATGTTTCGGTTGAAGATATGGAAAAGATTGCAAACGGACTTGAACTGGAAGACGGCGAAATCCATGCAGATGCCATCAGCTATGCAAACGAAACTGACAAGAGCCAGGTTGGTATCGAAATTCATTCTGGCCGTAACCGTATCGTGCGTCGTATCTTCGAATCTTTAGGTTATCATGTCGTTAAATTGGACCGTGTTTATTTCGCTGGTCTGACGAAGAAAAACCTGGGTCGTGGTAAATGGCGTTATCTGAACGAAAAAGAAGTAAACGCACTGCGCATGGGTGCTTTCGAATAATAAAACTATTAATAGAATGGAAACAATAAAAAGAACAAAGATTGTAGATTTGCTTAAAAGCACAGCTTTTGGCTCTACCGTTAACGTGAAAGGCTGGGTTCGTACTCGCCGTGGCAGCAAACAGGTAAACTTTATTGCGCTGAACGACGGTTCTACAATAAATAATGTTCAAATCGTTGTTGATGTAGAAAAATTTGGAGAAGAATTTCTGAAGCCCATTACGACTGGTGCCAGTATGAGCGTAAACGGAACCTTGGTTCAGTCGCAGGGAAAAGGTCAGTCTGTTGAAATCCAGGCTACCGAAATAGAGATCTACGGAACTGCTGACCCGGCAACATATCCGTTGCAGAAGAAAGGCCATTCGATGGAATTCTTGCGTGAGATTGCTCACTTGCGTCCGCGTACGAATACATTCGGTGCCATCTTCCGTATCCGTCACAACATGGCTTTTGCTATTCACAAATTCTTCCATGACAAAGGTTTCTTCTATTTCCATACACCAATCATTACAGCTTCTGACTGTGAAGGTGCAGGACAGATGTTCCAGGTTACTACGAAGAACTTGTACAATCTGAAGAAAGATGAAAATGGATCCATCATTTATGATGATGATTTCTTCGGCAAACAAACAAGTCTGACAGTTTCCGGACAGCTGGAAGGAGAATTGGCTGCTACGGCATTAGGACAGATTTATACATTCGGTCCGACATTCCGTGCTGAAAACTCCAATACTCCTCGCCACTTGGCTGAGTTCTGGATGATCGAACCGGAAGTTGCCTTCTATGATATCAACGATAACATGGAATTGGCCGAAGAATTCATTAAGTACTGCGTACAATGGGCTCTCGACAACTGCATGGACGATATCAAATTCCTGAACGATATGTTCGACAAAGGCCTGATTGAACGTCTTCAGGGCGTTCTGAAAGACGAATTCGTCCGCTTGCCTTATACTGAAGGTATCAAGATTCTGGAAGATGCCGTTGCCAAAGGTCACAAA is part of the Parabacteroides sp. AD58 genome and harbors:
- the asnS gene encoding asparagine--tRNA ligase — its product is METIKRTKIVDLLKSTAFGSTVNVKGWVRTRRGSKQVNFIALNDGSTINNVQIVVDVEKFGEEFLKPITTGASMSVNGTLVQSQGKGQSVEIQATEIEIYGTADPATYPLQKKGHSMEFLREIAHLRPRTNTFGAIFRIRHNMAFAIHKFFHDKGFFYFHTPIITASDCEGAGQMFQVTTKNLYNLKKDENGSIIYDDDFFGKQTSLTVSGQLEGELAATALGQIYTFGPTFRAENSNTPRHLAEFWMIEPEVAFYDINDNMELAEEFIKYCVQWALDNCMDDIKFLNDMFDKGLIERLQGVLKDEFVRLPYTEGIKILEDAVAKGHKFEFPVYWGVDLASEHERFLVEDHFKRPVILTDYPKEIKAFYMKQNEDGKTVRAMDVLFPKIGEIIGGSEREADYDKLYNRIQELHIPMKDMWWYLDTRRFGTVPHSGFGLGFERLLLFVTGMANIRDVIPFPRTPNNAEF